The following are from one region of the Anabas testudineus chromosome 2, fAnaTes1.2, whole genome shotgun sequence genome:
- the LOC113164151 gene encoding N-chimaerin isoform X2 — translation MALNVFDHDEYRPPVWKSYLYQLQQEAPHPRRVTCTCEVENRPKYYGREYHGMISREEADQLLSQAEGSYLIRESQRQPGTYTLALRFGNQTRNFRLYHDGKHFVGEKRFESIHDLVTDGLITLYIETKAAEYIAKMTINPIYEHVGYTTLNQEPTLKKLLTHSPDAPDGPVPAKDDCNAEERLTSLVRRATLRESDLAPKYEKVHNFKVHTFRGPHWCEYCANFMWGLIAQGVKCADCGLNVHKQCSKVVPNDCQPDLRHVKKVYSCDLTTLVKAHNTKRPMVVDMCIQEIEARGLQSEGLYRISGFSELIEDVKLAFDRDGEKADISSNAYEDINIITGALKLYFRELPIPLITYDAYPRFIETGKITDPEKRLESLHEALKLLPPAHCETLRYLMAHLKRVTQYEKENLMSSENLGIVFGPTLMRAPELDAMTALNDIRYQRLVVETLITNEDVLF, via the exons ATCATGATGAATACAGGCCGCCAGTGTGGAAGTCCTACT TGTACCAGCTCCAGCAGGAGGCACCCCACCCACGCAGAGTTACCTGCACCTGTGAG GTGGAAAACCGACCGAAATATTATGGGAGAGA GTACCATGGGATGATCTCAAGAGAAGAGGCCGATCAGTTACTCAGTCAGGCCGAAGGCAGCTACCTCATcagagagagtcagagacagCCTGGCACATACACACTGGCTCTACG GTTCGGGAATCAGACAAGAAACTTCCGTCTCTACCATGATGGAAAACACTTTGTTGGAGAGAAGAGGTTTGAGTCCATCCATGACCTGGTCACAGACGGCCTCATCACGCTTTACATTGAgacaaag GCAGCGGAGTACATTGCTAAGATGACCATAAACCCAATCTATGAACATGTGGGCTACACCACACTGAACCAAGAGCCCACCCTGAAGAAACTTCTGACACACAGCCCAGACGCCCCAGACGGACCTGTTCCGGCCAAAGACGACTGCAATGCCGAGGAGAGG CTTACATCGCTGGTGCGGCGGGCCACCCTGAGGGAGAGCGACTTGGCGCCTAAATACGAGAAGGTCCACAACTTCAAG GTCCATACTTTCAGGGGCCCCCACTGGTGCGAATACTGTGCCAACTTCATGTGGGGTCTCATCGCTCAGGGTGTCAAGTGTGCAG ACTGTGGGTTGAACGTCCATAAGCAGTGCTCCAAAGTCGTACCAAACGACTGCCAGCCGGACCTGCGGCACGTCAAGAAGGTGTACAGCTGTGACCTGACCACTCTCGTCAAAGCCCACAACACCAAGAGACCCATGGTGGTCGACATGTGCATACAGGAAATTGAGGCTAGAG GTCTTCAGTCAGAGGGTTTGTACAGAATATCAGGCTTCAGCGAGCTGATTGAAGATGTCAAACTGGCCTTTGACAGAG atggagaaaaagcaGATATTTCCTCCAATGCTTACGAGGACATTAACATCATCACCGGAGCCCTCAAGCTGTACTTCAGAGAGCTGCCTATTCCTCTCATCACATACGATGCCTACCCACGCTTCATAGAAACTGGAA AGATTACAGACCCAGAAAAACGCCTGGAGTCCCTCCACGAGGCCTTGAAGCTGCTGCCGCCAGCTCACTGCGAGACGCTGCGATACCTCATGGCTCACCTCAAGAG GGTGACCCAGTATGAGAAGGAGAACCTCATGTCCAGCGAGAACCTAGGCATCGTCTTTGGCCCGACACTGATGAGGGCCCCCGAACTCGACGCCATGACGGCGCTCAACGACATCAGATACCAGAGACTGGTGGTGGAAACGCTCATTACCAATGAGGATGTGTTAttctga
- the LOC113164151 gene encoding N-chimaerin isoform X1, translating to MSLIMMNTGRQCGSPTCTSSSRRHPTHAELPAPVRWKTDRNIMGESKLAVSVYIKEVVSVHVKQYHGMISREEADQLLSQAEGSYLIRESQRQPGTYTLALRFGNQTRNFRLYHDGKHFVGEKRFESIHDLVTDGLITLYIETKAAEYIAKMTINPIYEHVGYTTLNQEPTLKKLLTHSPDAPDGPVPAKDDCNAEERLTSLVRRATLRESDLAPKYEKVHNFKVHTFRGPHWCEYCANFMWGLIAQGVKCADCGLNVHKQCSKVVPNDCQPDLRHVKKVYSCDLTTLVKAHNTKRPMVVDMCIQEIEARGLQSEGLYRISGFSELIEDVKLAFDRDGEKADISSNAYEDINIITGALKLYFRELPIPLITYDAYPRFIETGKITDPEKRLESLHEALKLLPPAHCETLRYLMAHLKRVTQYEKENLMSSENLGIVFGPTLMRAPELDAMTALNDIRYQRLVVETLITNEDVLF from the exons ATCATGATGAATACAGGCCGCCAGTGTGGAAGTCCTACT TGTACCAGCTCCAGCAGGAGGCACCCCACCCACGCAGAGTTACCTGCACCTGTGAG GTGGAAAACCGACCGAAATATTATGGGAGAGAGTAAGTTGGCTGTGTCTGTTTATATCAAGGAGGTTGTGTCAGTGCATGTCAAACA GTACCATGGGATGATCTCAAGAGAAGAGGCCGATCAGTTACTCAGTCAGGCCGAAGGCAGCTACCTCATcagagagagtcagagacagCCTGGCACATACACACTGGCTCTACG GTTCGGGAATCAGACAAGAAACTTCCGTCTCTACCATGATGGAAAACACTTTGTTGGAGAGAAGAGGTTTGAGTCCATCCATGACCTGGTCACAGACGGCCTCATCACGCTTTACATTGAgacaaag GCAGCGGAGTACATTGCTAAGATGACCATAAACCCAATCTATGAACATGTGGGCTACACCACACTGAACCAAGAGCCCACCCTGAAGAAACTTCTGACACACAGCCCAGACGCCCCAGACGGACCTGTTCCGGCCAAAGACGACTGCAATGCCGAGGAGAGG CTTACATCGCTGGTGCGGCGGGCCACCCTGAGGGAGAGCGACTTGGCGCCTAAATACGAGAAGGTCCACAACTTCAAG GTCCATACTTTCAGGGGCCCCCACTGGTGCGAATACTGTGCCAACTTCATGTGGGGTCTCATCGCTCAGGGTGTCAAGTGTGCAG ACTGTGGGTTGAACGTCCATAAGCAGTGCTCCAAAGTCGTACCAAACGACTGCCAGCCGGACCTGCGGCACGTCAAGAAGGTGTACAGCTGTGACCTGACCACTCTCGTCAAAGCCCACAACACCAAGAGACCCATGGTGGTCGACATGTGCATACAGGAAATTGAGGCTAGAG GTCTTCAGTCAGAGGGTTTGTACAGAATATCAGGCTTCAGCGAGCTGATTGAAGATGTCAAACTGGCCTTTGACAGAG atggagaaaaagcaGATATTTCCTCCAATGCTTACGAGGACATTAACATCATCACCGGAGCCCTCAAGCTGTACTTCAGAGAGCTGCCTATTCCTCTCATCACATACGATGCCTACCCACGCTTCATAGAAACTGGAA AGATTACAGACCCAGAAAAACGCCTGGAGTCCCTCCACGAGGCCTTGAAGCTGCTGCCGCCAGCTCACTGCGAGACGCTGCGATACCTCATGGCTCACCTCAAGAG GGTGACCCAGTATGAGAAGGAGAACCTCATGTCCAGCGAGAACCTAGGCATCGTCTTTGGCCCGACACTGATGAGGGCCCCCGAACTCGACGCCATGACGGCGCTCAACGACATCAGATACCAGAGACTGGTGGTGGAAACGCTCATTACCAATGAGGATGTGTTAttctga